From the Candidatus Bathyarchaeota archaeon genome, one window contains:
- a CDS encoding AAA family ATPase gives MSELRVFQSSDSSGEQERPKLPVSGSNLAIKLFRLMTSSNRKDRQKFNQIKNNFQDFTDGAEFEVVIRTKNSENVETRFGVLQSSEDSSPAEQFLPAGVYSEPVTHSATEACIQIIADDYPIGIEQTASGIQEILSLLTTIIGENRKVLLLDEPELHLHPTMQKRIYNLLLESIGKEENQIVLVTHSPYLTSAEKIDSTWRFSSTSDGTKVHNIQEVLSSLHDREQKKLEISLYSPDVRAILFSQGVIFVEGVSDKIVVEQVDRHLSAKGKGANIDENEWPIISMNTKHNLPAYMLLSQKLDVPSVAVLDYDALMHVEKTKIRTKEFEESTSTVMYTLWHTGKLTNPESYKGFSSKIGDNGCYSEAYHEEFKELANKNGIFVFPKDLEGVMQYHATNRKSKPLKALEKAIEFIKSDEIPTEFIEMCSFIKENMKATEKKQQQ, from the coding sequence TTGAGCGAACTAAGAGTCTTCCAGTCAAGCGATTCATCAGGTGAACAAGAAAGACCAAAATTACCCGTTTCAGGAAGTAATTTAGCGATAAAGCTTTTCAGATTAATGACATCAAGCAATCGAAAAGATAGGCAGAAATTCAATCAGATCAAAAATAACTTTCAAGATTTTACAGATGGCGCAGAATTTGAAGTTGTTATTAGAACAAAAAACAGTGAGAATGTTGAAACAAGATTCGGAGTGTTGCAGTCCAGTGAGGATTCAAGCCCTGCTGAACAGTTTTTACCTGCCGGTGTTTACTCAGAACCAGTGACGCACTCAGCAACTGAAGCGTGCATCCAAATAATCGCCGATGATTACCCCATAGGTATTGAACAGACTGCAAGCGGTATTCAAGAAATACTCTCATTACTAACGACCATAATTGGAGAAAACAGAAAAGTATTGCTACTTGATGAACCTGAACTTCATTTACACCCCACAATGCAAAAAAGGATATACAATTTACTTTTAGAATCAATAGGCAAGGAAGAAAATCAAATAGTGTTGGTTACACATTCTCCATATTTAACTTCTGCAGAGAAGATAGACAGCACTTGGCGTTTTTCGAGCACATCTGATGGTACTAAAGTACATAACATTCAAGAAGTGCTTTCAAGCCTACATGATAGAGAACAGAAAAAACTTGAGATATCCTTGTATAGCCCAGATGTAAGAGCCATTCTTTTTTCGCAAGGCGTGATTTTTGTTGAAGGTGTATCCGACAAGATAGTTGTCGAACAAGTTGACAGGCATCTTTCGGCAAAGGGAAAAGGTGCGAACATTGACGAGAACGAGTGGCCAATCATAAGTATGAACACCAAACATAATCTACCAGCATATATGCTGCTAAGTCAAAAACTGGATGTGCCCAGTGTAGCGGTTCTTGATTATGACGCGCTTATGCATGTAGAAAAAACAAAAATAAGAACAAAAGAATTCGAAGAAAGCACGTCCACTGTAATGTATACTCTATGGCATACAGGTAAACTAACAAACCCTGAGAGCTACAAAGGCTTTTCATCAAAAATCGGCGATAACGGGTGTTATTCTGAAGCTTACCATGAAGAATTCAAAGAATTAGCAAACAAAAACGGAATTTTCGTATTTCCAAAAGATTTAGAAGGCGTAATGCAATATCATGCCACAAATAGAAAGAGTAAACCATTGAAAGCACTAGAAAAAGCAATAGAGTTTATCAAATCCGACGAAATTCCCACAGAATTCATAGAGATGTGTAGTTTCATCAAAGAAAACATGAAAGCAACAGAGAAGAAACAACAACAATGA
- a CDS encoding AAA family ATPase — protein MKLRYLKAKNILSFGDEEVEINFGSFNTIAGPNNSGKTNLLRALQLIGNAFDYRNPAWEGIFFKGDKEKPFRLEVGVELDDDELEFLATVIICFEMQQIERRSSDTIGITENKHWKDILLKYGKPILLKTFKRLSFVVRTDQLSIDQPEKEIQFLNQNELFVIERDFRISRINQDLSGGYNNRIFTKLLLESLEEKGKNTEEKIAFLSNKERLFRESPTLSELLKEGMDSSPPDILSFGGITLWECRNSLQTEPSLSKLYSSGKQEEE, from the coding sequence AAGCAAAAAACATTCTATCGTTTGGGGATGAAGAGGTTGAAATCAATTTTGGTTCTTTCAATACAATAGCAGGGCCAAATAATTCTGGCAAGACAAATCTACTAAGAGCACTGCAACTCATAGGAAATGCCTTTGACTATAGGAATCCAGCCTGGGAAGGCATCTTTTTCAAAGGAGATAAAGAAAAGCCCTTCCGTCTGGAGGTAGGCGTAGAGCTTGATGATGATGAACTGGAATTCTTAGCAACAGTAATCATATGTTTTGAGATGCAACAAATTGAAAGAAGAAGCAGCGATACTATAGGAATTACAGAAAACAAGCACTGGAAAGATATTCTATTGAAATATGGCAAACCTATTTTACTGAAAACGTTCAAGCGACTCTCATTTGTTGTACGCACAGATCAATTGAGCATCGATCAACCCGAAAAAGAGATACAGTTTTTGAATCAGAATGAGCTATTTGTTATTGAAAGGGATTTCAGGATTTCAAGAATAAACCAAGATTTATCAGGTGGGTATAATAACCGAATTTTTACAAAACTTCTTCTTGAGAGTCTTGAGGAAAAGGGAAAAAATACAGAAGAGAAAATAGCGTTTCTTTCAAATAAAGAGCGTTTATTCAGAGAAAGTCCTACGCTATCAGAGCTACTTAAAGAAGGCATGGACAGTTCACCACCTGATATTCTCAGCTTTGGCGGGATTACCTTGTGGGAATGCCGAAACTCCCTTCAAACTGAACCAAGTTTAAGCAAACTTTACTCGTCAGGCAAACAGGAAGAGGAATAA